The proteins below come from a single Kosakonia sp. SMBL-WEM22 genomic window:
- the ybeY gene encoding rRNA maturation RNase YbeY has product MSQVILDLQLACEDTTGLPDEAQFQAWLDAVIPQFQPEAEVTIRLVDSAESHELNLTYRGKDKPTNVLSFPFEAPPGIEMPLLGDLIICRQVVEQEAIEQVKPLEAHWAHMVIHGSLHLLGYDHIEDEEAEEMEGIETEIMLALGYEDPYISEKE; this is encoded by the coding sequence ATGAGTCAGGTGATCCTCGATTTACAGCTGGCGTGCGAAGATACCACCGGCCTGCCGGATGAAGCGCAGTTTCAGGCGTGGCTGGATGCGGTGATCCCGCAGTTCCAGCCGGAAGCGGAAGTCACCATCCGGCTGGTCGACAGCGCGGAGAGCCACGAGCTGAACCTGACCTATCGCGGGAAAGATAAGCCGACCAACGTGCTCTCTTTCCCGTTCGAAGCGCCGCCCGGCATCGAAATGCCGCTGCTGGGCGACCTGATCATCTGCCGCCAGGTGGTTGAGCAGGAGGCGATCGAACAGGTTAAACCCCTCGAAGCCCACTGGGCGCATATGGTGATCCACGGCAGCTTACACCTGCTGGGGTATGACCATATCGAGGATGAGGAAGCGGAAGAGATGGAAGGGATCGAGACAGAGATAATGCTTGCTCTGGGCTATGAGGATCCGTACATTTCCGAGAAGGAGTAG
- a CDS encoding PhoH family protein, with protein MNIDTREITLEPADNARLLSLCGPFDDNIKQLERRLGIEINRRDNHFKLTGREICVNAAADILRTLYVDTAPMRGQTQDIEPNQIHLAIKEARVLEQSAESVPEYGKAVNIKTKRGVIKPRTPNQAQYIANVLDHDITFGVGPAGTGKTYLAVAAAVDALERQEVRRILLTRPAVEAGEKLGFLPGDLSQKVDPYLRPLYDALFEMLGFERVEKLMERNVIEVAPLAYMRGRTLNDAFIILDESQNTTIEQMKMFLTRIGFNSKAVITGDVTQIDLPRSTKSGLRHAIEVLGNVDEISFNFFHSEDVVRHPVVARIVIAYEAWEEAEQKRKAELAAERKREAQDQEQK; from the coding sequence TTGAACATAGATACGCGTGAAATCACCCTTGAGCCAGCGGACAACGCACGTCTGCTAAGTCTGTGCGGCCCGTTTGACGACAACATCAAACAACTGGAGCGGCGACTGGGCATCGAAATCAACCGCCGCGATAATCACTTCAAACTCACCGGACGCGAAATTTGTGTCAACGCGGCTGCCGATATTCTGCGCACGCTGTATGTCGACACTGCGCCGATGCGCGGCCAGACCCAGGATATCGAGCCGAATCAGATCCACCTGGCGATCAAAGAGGCCCGCGTGCTGGAGCAGAGCGCCGAGAGCGTGCCGGAGTATGGTAAAGCGGTCAACATAAAGACCAAGCGCGGCGTTATCAAGCCACGCACGCCGAACCAGGCGCAGTACATCGCTAACGTGCTCGATCATGACATCACCTTCGGCGTCGGCCCGGCGGGTACGGGTAAAACCTACCTTGCGGTCGCAGCCGCCGTGGATGCGCTTGAGCGCCAGGAAGTGCGGCGTATTCTGCTGACTCGCCCGGCGGTGGAAGCGGGTGAAAAACTTGGCTTCCTGCCCGGCGATCTCAGCCAGAAGGTCGACCCTTACCTGCGCCCGCTCTATGATGCGCTGTTTGAGATGCTCGGCTTTGAGCGCGTTGAGAAGCTCATGGAGCGTAACGTCATTGAGGTCGCCCCGCTCGCCTATATGCGCGGTCGTACCCTGAATGATGCCTTTATCATTCTCGATGAGAGCCAGAACACCACCATCGAACAGATGAAGATGTTCCTGACGCGTATCGGCTTCAACTCGAAAGCGGTGATCACCGGCGACGTCACGCAGATTGACCTGCCGCGCAGCACCAAATCGGGCCTGCGCCACGCTATCGAAGTGCTGGGAAATGTTGATGAGATCAGCTTTAACTTCTTCCACAGCGAAGATGTGGTGCGCCACCCGGTGGTGGCACGCATTGTTATCGCTTATGAAGCCTGGGAAGAAGCGGAGCAGAAACGGAAAGCAGAACTGGCCGCCGAGCGTAAGCGCGAAGCCCAGGATCAGGAGCAGAAATGA
- the miaB gene encoding tRNA (N6-isopentenyl adenosine(37)-C2)-methylthiotransferase MiaB, translating into MTKKLHIKTWGCQMNEYDSSKMADLLDATHGYQLTEVAEEADVLLLNTCSIREKAQEKVFHQLGRWKLLKEKNPELIIGVGGCVASQEGDHIRQRAHYVDIIFGPQTLHRLPEMINSVRGNRSPVVDISFPEIEKFDRLPEPRAEGPTAFVSIMEGCNKYCTYCVVPYTRGEEVSRPSDDILFEIAQLAAQGVREVNLLGQNVNAWRGENYDGTTGTFADLLRLVAAIDGIDRIRFTTSHPIEFTDDIVDVYRDTPELVSFLHLPVQSGSDRVLNLMGRTHTALEYKAIIRKLRAARPDIQISSDFIVGFPGETTDDFEKTMKLIADVNFDMSYSFIFSARPGTPAADMVDDVPDEEKKQRLYILQDRINQQAMAWSRRMLGTTQRILVEGTSRKSIMELSGRTENNRVVNFEGTPEMIGKFVDVEIVDVYTNSLRGVLVRTEEEMGLRVAESPASVIARTRKENELGVGTYQP; encoded by the coding sequence ATGACAAAAAAACTCCATATTAAAACCTGGGGCTGTCAGATGAATGAATATGATTCATCAAAGATGGCCGATCTGCTGGATGCCACCCACGGCTATCAACTGACCGAGGTTGCGGAAGAAGCGGATGTGCTGCTGCTCAATACCTGCTCAATCCGCGAGAAAGCCCAGGAGAAAGTTTTCCATCAGCTGGGCCGCTGGAAGCTGCTGAAAGAGAAAAACCCGGAGCTGATTATTGGCGTCGGCGGCTGCGTGGCCTCACAGGAGGGCGATCATATTCGCCAGCGCGCCCACTATGTCGACATCATTTTTGGGCCACAAACCCTGCACCGTCTGCCGGAGATGATCAACTCCGTGCGCGGCAACCGCAGCCCGGTCGTCGATATCAGCTTCCCGGAAATTGAAAAATTCGATCGCCTGCCGGAACCGCGCGCCGAAGGCCCGACCGCCTTTGTCTCAATCATGGAAGGGTGCAACAAATATTGTACCTACTGCGTGGTGCCTTATACCCGTGGCGAAGAGGTGAGCCGTCCTTCCGATGACATCCTGTTTGAGATTGCCCAGCTGGCGGCGCAGGGTGTGCGTGAAGTGAACCTGCTTGGCCAGAACGTTAACGCCTGGCGCGGTGAAAACTACGATGGCACAACCGGCACCTTTGCCGACCTGCTGCGGCTGGTCGCCGCGATTGACGGCATCGACCGTATTCGCTTTACTACCAGCCACCCGATTGAGTTCACCGATGATATCGTTGATGTCTATCGCGATACGCCGGAGCTGGTGAGCTTCCTGCACCTGCCGGTGCAGAGCGGTTCCGACCGCGTGCTGAACCTGATGGGGCGCACTCACACCGCACTGGAGTATAAAGCGATCATCCGTAAGCTGCGCGCGGCACGCCCGGACATTCAGATCAGCTCTGACTTTATTGTCGGCTTCCCGGGTGAAACCACCGACGACTTTGAAAAGACCATGAAGCTGATTGCCGACGTCAATTTCGACATGAGCTACAGCTTTATCTTCTCAGCCCGCCCGGGTACGCCAGCTGCCGATATGGTTGACGATGTACCGGATGAGGAGAAGAAGCAGCGTCTCTATATCCTGCAAGACCGTATTAATCAGCAGGCGATGGCCTGGAGCCGCCGCATGCTGGGTACCACGCAGCGTATTCTGGTGGAGGGCACTTCGCGTAAGAGCATCATGGAGTTGTCCGGTCGTACCGAGAACAACCGCGTGGTGAACTTCGAAGGCACGCCGGAGATGATCGGCAAGTTTGTCGATGTCGAGATTGTGGATGTCTACACCAACTCCCTGCGCGGCGTGCTGGTGCGTACCGAAGAGGAGATGGGGCTGCGCGTGGCAGAATCCCCGGCCTCGGTTATCGCCCGTACCCGTAAAGAGAATGAGCTTGGCGTAGGCACGTATCAGCCGTAA
- the ubiF gene encoding 3-demethoxyubiquinol 3-hydroxylase, which yields MTNHSTEVAIVGGGMVGGALALGLAQQGFAVTVVDKQIPSPFDASAPPDVRISAISAASVELLRGLGVWESIEAMRCHPYRQLETWEWENAHVLFDARELKLPLLGYMVENSVLQYALWQALQAHPQVTLSTETLSGREARDGRQTIIFKNGDTLTAQLLIGADGANSWVRQSAGIGIHAWQYDQSCMLISVECEQDAGESTWQHFTPNGPHAFLPLYDRWASLVWYDTPARIRQLQALSMTQLEQEIARHFPPRLGRVKAVSAASFPLVRRHALQYVQPGLALVGDAAHTIHPLAGQGVNLGYRDVDALLDVLSRARSHGEAWASREVLQRYQARRRADNFIMQSGMDLFYAGFSNDLGPLRVLRNIGLMAAERAGGLKRQALKYALGL from the coding sequence ATGACAAATCACTCCACAGAGGTCGCTATTGTTGGCGGCGGTATGGTCGGCGGGGCGCTGGCGTTAGGGCTTGCGCAACAGGGTTTTGCCGTCACAGTTGTTGATAAACAGATCCCATCCCCCTTTGATGCCAGCGCACCGCCGGATGTGCGCATCTCGGCGATTAGCGCCGCCTCGGTCGAACTGCTGCGTGGATTGGGCGTCTGGGAGAGCATCGAAGCGATGCGTTGCCACCCTTACCGGCAGCTGGAGACATGGGAGTGGGAAAATGCCCACGTGCTGTTTGACGCCCGCGAGCTGAAGCTGCCGCTGCTCGGGTACATGGTAGAAAACAGCGTGTTGCAGTACGCATTATGGCAAGCGCTGCAGGCGCATCCGCAGGTGACGCTGAGCACAGAGACGTTGAGCGGGCGTGAAGCCCGTGATGGCCGCCAAACCATTATTTTTAAAAATGGCGATACGTTAACGGCACAGCTGTTAATTGGCGCGGACGGTGCTAACTCCTGGGTGCGCCAGTCGGCCGGGATTGGCATTCATGCCTGGCAGTACGATCAATCCTGCATGCTGATAAGCGTCGAGTGTGAGCAGGATGCGGGTGAGTCAACCTGGCAGCACTTTACGCCAAACGGGCCGCACGCCTTTTTACCGCTTTATGATCGCTGGGCGTCGCTGGTGTGGTATGACACGCCAGCGCGCATTCGCCAGTTACAAGCCCTCTCCATGACGCAGCTGGAGCAGGAGATCGCCCGCCACTTTCCACCGCGGCTGGGGCGCGTCAAAGCGGTCTCTGCGGCGTCATTCCCACTGGTGCGTCGCCATGCGCTGCAATATGTGCAGCCGGGGCTGGCGCTGGTGGGCGATGCGGCGCACACCATTCATCCGCTGGCGGGGCAGGGGGTGAATCTCGGTTATCGTGATGTGGATGCGCTGCTGGATGTGCTGTCACGCGCCCGCAGCCACGGCGAAGCCTGGGCCAGCCGCGAAGTGCTGCAACGCTACCAGGCGCGGCGCAGGGCGGATAACTTCATTATGCAGAGCGGGATGGATCTCTTTTATGCCGGGTTCAGTAACGATCTTGGGCCGCTGCGCGTGTTACGCAATATTGGCCTGATGGCGGCAGAGCGCGCCGGAGGGTTGAAACGCCAGGCGCTAAAATACGCCTTAGGCCTGTAA
- the asnB gene encoding asparagine synthase B, giving the protein MCSIFGVLDIKTDAGELRKKALELSRLMRHRGPDWSGVYASDKAILAHERLSIVDVNAGAQPLYNEQKTHALAVNGEIYNHQALRAEYGDRYAFQTGSDCEVILALYQEKGPAFLDELQGMFAFVLYDSEQDAYLIGRDHIGIIPLYMGHDEHGNLYVASEMKALVPVCRTIKEFPAGSYLWSKEGEIRSYYQRDWFSYDAVKDNVTDKDALRQALEDAVKSHLMSDVPYGVLLSGGLDSSVISAITKKFAARRVEDQEKSEAWWPQLHSFAVGLKGAPDLKAAQEVANHLGTVHHEIHFTVQEGLDAIRDVIYHIETYDVTTIRASTPMYLMSRKIKAMGIKMVLSGEGSDEVFGGYLYFHKAPDAKELHEETVRKLQALHMFDCARANKAMSAWGVEARVPFLDKNFLDVAMRINPQDKMCGSNGKMEKHILRECFESYLPASVAWRQKEQFSDGVGYSWIDTLKEVAAQQVTDQQLETASYRFPYNTPSSKEAYLYREIFEELFPVASAAECVPGGPSVACSSAKAFEWDEAFKTMNDPSGRAIGVHQSAY; this is encoded by the coding sequence ATGTGTTCAATTTTTGGCGTACTGGATATCAAAACCGACGCAGGCGAATTGCGTAAAAAAGCGCTCGAATTATCCCGTCTGATGCGCCACCGCGGCCCGGACTGGTCCGGCGTTTATGCCAGTGATAAAGCGATTCTTGCTCATGAACGTCTGTCAATTGTCGACGTCAATGCCGGTGCGCAGCCGCTCTATAACGAACAAAAAACGCATGCGCTGGCCGTTAACGGTGAAATTTATAACCACCAGGCGCTGCGCGCAGAATACGGCGACCGCTATGCCTTCCAGACCGGATCCGACTGTGAAGTAATCCTCGCCCTCTATCAGGAAAAAGGGCCAGCGTTCCTCGACGAATTGCAGGGCATGTTTGCTTTCGTGCTTTACGACAGTGAACAGGATGCGTATCTGATTGGCCGTGACCATATCGGTATCATCCCGCTCTATATGGGTCATGATGAGCACGGCAACCTCTATGTTGCCTCTGAAATGAAAGCGCTGGTGCCGGTCTGCCGCACGATTAAAGAGTTCCCGGCGGGTAGCTATCTGTGGAGCAAAGAGGGTGAAATCCGCTCTTACTATCAGCGTGACTGGTTCTCCTATGACGCTGTAAAAGATAACGTTACCGATAAAGACGCGCTGCGCCAGGCGCTGGAAGATGCGGTGAAGAGCCACCTGATGTCCGACGTGCCGTACGGCGTGCTGCTCTCCGGCGGGCTGGACTCCTCCGTTATCTCCGCAATCACCAAAAAGTTCGCCGCTCGCCGCGTGGAAGATCAGGAGAAATCAGAAGCCTGGTGGCCGCAGCTGCACTCTTTCGCCGTCGGCCTGAAGGGCGCACCAGATCTGAAAGCGGCGCAGGAAGTCGCGAACCATCTTGGCACCGTGCACCATGAAATTCACTTCACCGTGCAGGAGGGTCTGGATGCGATCCGCGATGTGATCTATCACATTGAAACCTATGACGTCACCACCATTCGCGCTTCGACGCCAATGTACCTGATGTCACGCAAAATCAAAGCGATGGGCATCAAAATGGTGCTCTCTGGTGAGGGTTCTGACGAAGTCTTCGGCGGCTATCTCTATTTCCATAAAGCGCCGGATGCGAAGGAGCTGCACGAAGAGACGGTGCGTAAACTGCAGGCGCTGCATATGTTTGACTGCGCCCGCGCCAACAAAGCGATGTCTGCCTGGGGCGTGGAAGCGCGCGTACCGTTCCTCGATAAGAACTTCCTCGACGTGGCGATGCGCATTAACCCGCAGGATAAGATGTGCGGCAGCAACGGTAAGATGGAAAAACATATCCTGCGCGAATGTTTTGAATCCTACCTACCGGCAAGCGTGGCCTGGCGTCAGAAAGAGCAGTTCTCCGACGGCGTAGGCTACAGCTGGATCGATACCCTGAAAGAGGTGGCGGCGCAGCAGGTGACGGATCAGCAGCTGGAAACTGCCAGCTATCGCTTCCCGTACAACACGCCGTCTTCGAAAGAGGCCTATCTCTACCGTGAAATCTTTGAAGAGCTCTTTCCGGTAGCCAGCGCTGCCGAGTGCGTGCCGGGCGGTCCATCCGTGGCCTGCTCTTCGGCTAAAGCGTTCGAGTGGGACGAAGCGTTCAAAACCATGAACGATCCATCGGGCCGCGCTATCGGTGTGCACCAGTCGGCCTACTGA
- a CDS encoding HAD-IIA family hydrolase — MTIQNVICDIDGVLMHDNVAVPGAAEFVTRILEKEMPLVLLTNYPSQTGQDLANRFASAGIDVPASVFYTSAMATADFLKRQEGKKAYVVGEGALIHELYKAGFTITDINPDFVIVGETRSYNWEMMHRAAFFVANGARFIATNPDTHGRGFYPACGALCAGIEKISGRKPFYVGKPSPWIIRAALNTMQAHSEQTVIVGDNLRTDILAGFQAGLETILVLSGVSRLDDIDSMPFRPSWIYPSVAEIDVI; from the coding sequence ATGACCATTCAGAATGTAATCTGCGATATTGATGGCGTGCTGATGCACGATAACGTTGCCGTTCCTGGCGCCGCCGAGTTTGTTACCCGCATCCTTGAGAAAGAGATGCCGCTGGTATTGCTGACTAACTACCCTTCTCAGACCGGTCAGGATCTGGCTAACCGCTTTGCCTCTGCGGGGATTGATGTGCCCGCCAGCGTTTTTTACACCTCGGCGATGGCAACGGCGGACTTCCTCAAGCGCCAGGAGGGCAAAAAAGCCTATGTCGTCGGCGAAGGGGCGCTGATTCATGAGCTCTATAAAGCCGGCTTCACCATTACCGACATCAACCCGGACTTCGTGATCGTCGGCGAAACCCGCTCCTACAACTGGGAGATGATGCACCGCGCGGCCTTCTTCGTCGCCAATGGCGCACGTTTTATCGCTACCAACCCGGATACGCACGGTCGCGGCTTCTACCCCGCCTGCGGCGCGCTCTGCGCTGGTATTGAGAAGATCTCCGGCCGCAAGCCCTTTTATGTCGGCAAACCGAGCCCGTGGATCATTCGCGCCGCGCTGAACACCATGCAGGCACACTCGGAGCAGACGGTGATTGTCGGCGATAACCTGCGCACCGATATCCTGGCTGGCTTCCAGGCCGGTCTGGAGACCATCCTGGTGCTCTCCGGCGTCTCGCGGCTGGACGATATCGACAGCATGCCGTTCAGGCCATCCTGGATTTACCCCTCGGTCGCCGAAATTGACGTTATCTGA
- a CDS encoding N-acetylglucosamine repressor has product MTSGGQAQIGNVDLVKQLNSAAVYRLIDQHGPISRIQIAEQSQLAPASVTKITRQLIERGLIKEVDQQASTGGRRAISIITETRNFQAIGVRLGRNDTTLTLYDLSSKVLAEEHYPLPERTQETLEHALLNTINQFIDASQRKIRELIAISVILPGLVDPESGVIRYMPHIQVENWALVDALEKRFKLTCFVGHDIRSLALAEHYFGASQDCEDSILVRVHRGTGAGIISSGRIFIGRNGNVGEIGHVQVEPLGERCHCGNFGCLETIAANAAIEQRVRHLLQQGYQSRLKEEDCSIKAICKAANKGDALACEVIEYVGRHLGKTIAIAINLFNPQKVVIAGEIVEAEKILLPAIEACINTQSLKAFRKNLPVVPSTLDHRSAIGAFALVKRAMLNGLLLQRLLEN; this is encoded by the coding sequence ATGACATCAGGCGGACAAGCTCAAATTGGTAACGTTGACCTCGTAAAACAGCTTAACAGTGCGGCGGTTTACCGCCTGATTGACCAACACGGCCCCATCTCACGCATACAGATTGCCGAGCAGAGCCAGCTTGCTCCCGCCAGCGTGACCAAAATCACGCGTCAGCTAATTGAACGCGGGTTGATCAAAGAAGTCGATCAGCAGGCCTCCACCGGAGGCCGCCGCGCTATCTCCATCATTACCGAAACCCGCAATTTTCAGGCCATCGGCGTGCGCCTTGGACGCAACGACACCACCCTTACGCTCTACGATCTGAGCAGCAAGGTGCTGGCCGAAGAGCACTATCCACTGCCGGAGCGCACCCAGGAGACGCTGGAGCACGCCCTGCTCAACACCATCAACCAGTTTATCGACGCCAGCCAGCGTAAAATCCGCGAGCTGATCGCCATTTCGGTGATCTTGCCGGGGCTGGTCGATCCGGAGAGCGGCGTCATCCGCTATATGCCGCATATTCAGGTGGAAAACTGGGCGCTGGTTGACGCGCTGGAAAAACGCTTCAAATTGACCTGCTTTGTCGGACACGATATCCGCAGCCTGGCGCTGGCCGAGCACTATTTTGGCGCAAGCCAGGATTGTGAAGACTCCATTCTGGTGCGCGTGCACCGCGGTACCGGCGCGGGAATCATCTCCAGCGGCCGCATCTTCATCGGCCGCAACGGCAACGTCGGCGAGATTGGTCACGTGCAGGTGGAGCCGCTCGGCGAGCGCTGTCACTGCGGTAACTTCGGTTGTCTTGAGACCATTGCCGCCAATGCCGCCATTGAGCAGCGGGTCCGTCATCTGTTACAGCAGGGTTATCAGAGCCGCCTGAAAGAGGAAGATTGCTCAATCAAGGCTATCTGCAAAGCCGCCAACAAAGGCGATGCGCTGGCTTGCGAAGTGATTGAGTATGTCGGACGACATCTCGGCAAAACCATCGCTATCGCCATTAACCTCTTCAACCCACAGAAAGTGGTTATCGCCGGTGAGATTGTTGAAGCGGAAAAAATTCTGCTGCCCGCCATTGAAGCCTGTATCAACACGCAGTCACTGAAGGCGTTTCGCAAAAACCTGCCGGTGGTTCCCTCCACACTCGATCACCGCTCTGCGATTGGCGCCTTCGCGCTGGTGAAACGGGCGATGCTGAACGGCCTGCTGCTACAGCGGTTGCTGGAAAACTGA
- the nagA gene encoding N-acetylglucosamine-6-phosphate deacetylase: MYALTHCRIFTGHEMLDDHALVVADGLIERLCPQAELPADIEQRSLNGALLAPGFIDVQLNGCGGVQFNDTAEAVSIETLEIMQRANEKSGCTSYLPTLITTSDDLMKQGVQVMRDYLAKYPNQALGLHLEGPWLNIIKKGTHNPDFVRKPDAALVNFLCQNADVITKITLAPEVAGCEVIRKLADAGIVVSAGHSNATLNEAKAGFRAGITFATHLYNAMPYITGREPGLAGAVLDETDVYCGVIADGLHVDYVNIRNAKRLKGDKLCLVTDATAPAGADIDQFIFAGKTIYYRNGLCVDENGTLSGSALTMIEGVRNLVEHVGIALDEALRMATLYPARAIGVDKKLGTLAAGKVANLTAFTRDYDIIKTIVNGNEVATA, from the coding sequence ATGTATGCTTTAACCCATTGCCGAATCTTCACCGGCCATGAAATGTTGGATGACCATGCGCTTGTTGTAGCCGATGGCCTGATTGAACGCCTCTGCCCACAGGCTGAGCTGCCAGCGGATATTGAACAGCGATCGCTGAATGGTGCCCTCCTCGCCCCTGGTTTTATTGATGTGCAGCTCAACGGCTGCGGCGGCGTACAGTTTAACGATACGGCTGAAGCCGTCAGTATCGAGACGCTGGAGATCATGCAGCGCGCTAACGAAAAATCCGGCTGCACCAGCTATCTGCCGACGCTTATTACTACCAGCGATGACCTGATGAAACAGGGCGTGCAGGTGATGCGTGACTATCTCGCAAAATACCCAAACCAGGCGCTGGGCCTACATCTGGAAGGGCCATGGCTCAACATCATCAAAAAAGGGACGCACAATCCGGACTTCGTGCGTAAACCTGATGCGGCGCTGGTCAATTTCTTATGTCAAAACGCGGATGTGATCACAAAAATCACCTTAGCCCCCGAAGTGGCAGGCTGCGAGGTGATCCGCAAGCTGGCGGACGCGGGGATTGTGGTTTCCGCTGGGCATTCGAACGCCACGCTGAACGAGGCGAAAGCGGGTTTCCGCGCCGGTATCACCTTCGCCACCCATCTTTATAATGCTATGCCGTACATCACTGGACGCGAGCCGGGTCTGGCGGGCGCAGTGCTTGATGAAACAGATGTTTACTGTGGCGTGATTGCCGACGGGTTGCATGTCGACTACGTTAATATTCGCAATGCGAAGCGGCTGAAAGGAGACAAGCTCTGTTTGGTCACCGATGCTACCGCGCCCGCAGGTGCAGATATTGATCAGTTCATTTTTGCTGGCAAAACAATATACTACCGAAATGGGTTATGCGTAGATGAAAACGGAACGCTGAGCGGCTCGGCCCTGACGATGATCGAAGGGGTGCGTAACCTGGTCGAGCATGTCGGTATTGCGCTCGATGAAGCGCTGCGTATGGCCACGCTCTACCCGGCTCGCGCCATTGGCGTTGACAAAAAGCTGGGCACTCTCGCCGCTGGCAAGGTGGCGAACCTGACCGCATTTACGCGTGATTATGACATTATCAAGACCATCGTTAATGGTAACGAGGTCGCCACTGCATAA
- the nagB gene encoding glucosamine-6-phosphate deaminase, which yields MRLIPLATAEQVGKWAARHIVNRINAFNPTADRPFILGLPTGGTPLTAYKALVEMHKAGQVSFKHVVTFNMDEYVGLPKDHPESYHSFMHRNFFDHVDIPAENINLLDGNAPDIDAECRRYEEKIRAYGKIHLFMGGVGNDGHIAFNEPASSLASRTRIKTLTHDTRIANSRFFDGDVNQVPKYALTVGVGTLLDAEEVMILVLGNVKAQALQAAVEGNVNHMWTISCLQLHPKAVIVCDEPSTMELKVKTLKYFNELEAENIKGL from the coding sequence ATGAGACTGATTCCCCTGGCGACAGCAGAACAGGTCGGAAAATGGGCCGCCCGCCATATCGTCAACCGCATCAATGCATTTAATCCCACCGCAGATCGCCCCTTCATACTTGGCCTGCCAACCGGCGGCACACCGCTTACTGCCTACAAAGCTTTGGTTGAAATGCACAAAGCGGGCCAGGTCAGCTTTAAGCATGTTGTGACCTTCAACATGGATGAATATGTGGGCCTGCCGAAAGATCACCCGGAGAGCTACCACAGCTTTATGCACCGTAATTTCTTCGATCACGTTGATATTCCGGCTGAAAACATTAACCTGCTCGATGGAAACGCGCCCGATATTGACGCAGAATGCCGCCGTTACGAAGAAAAAATTCGCGCTTACGGCAAAATACACCTGTTTATGGGCGGCGTGGGCAACGATGGTCATATCGCCTTTAACGAACCGGCATCGTCGCTGGCATCGCGCACCCGGATTAAAACATTGACCCATGATACCCGTATAGCGAACTCGCGCTTCTTCGACGGCGATGTCAATCAGGTGCCGAAATATGCCCTGACCGTCGGCGTCGGCACGCTGCTCGACGCGGAAGAGGTGATGATTCTGGTGCTGGGCAACGTCAAGGCGCAGGCGCTGCAGGCTGCCGTTGAGGGTAACGTTAACCATATGTGGACCATCAGCTGTCTGCAGCTGCATCCAAAAGCGGTTATCGTCTGCGACGAGCCGTCCACAATGGAACTGAAAGTAAAAACGCTGAAATACTTCAATGAGTTAGAAGCGGAAAATATTAAAGGTCTTTAA